In the Flavisolibacter tropicus genome, one interval contains:
- a CDS encoding sensor histidine kinase — MLNTKNLTPKQLAAFTAFVLSVPISLGIWFLQGNWVEAAVSFVLITTGSYFLIFTIIQQFIYRKLKLIYKFIYRTKASKKQEMYYKHILPQKSIDEVRQDVEAWGEQQRREIEILKRNESFRKEFLQNLSHEFKTPVFAIQGYIETLLQGAMEDPQTNARFLQKASRNVERLVNLIQDLDEISRLERGELKLNKQGFVIQDVVKEVFESLSLKAEQHHITFTFKKGCEQPLGVYADKEKIRQVITNLVDNSIKYGKEGGTTTASMYNTDGKNILIEISDDGMGIPDAHLPRIFERFYRTDAGRNRDVAGSGLGLAICKHIIEAHGHSIHVRSSEGVGTTIGFTLRARRET; from the coding sequence ATGCTAAATACAAAAAATCTAACTCCTAAACAGCTGGCGGCATTTACCGCCTTTGTACTTTCTGTCCCTATTAGTCTGGGTATCTGGTTTCTGCAGGGAAACTGGGTTGAAGCTGCGGTGTCGTTTGTATTAATTACTACTGGTAGTTATTTCCTCATCTTCACTATCATTCAGCAATTCATTTACCGCAAGTTAAAACTCATCTATAAGTTTATCTATCGCACCAAGGCAAGCAAAAAGCAGGAAATGTATTACAAGCATATTCTGCCTCAAAAAAGTATTGACGAGGTACGCCAAGATGTGGAAGCCTGGGGAGAGCAGCAACGCCGTGAGATTGAGATATTAAAAAGGAATGAGTCCTTTCGCAAGGAGTTTTTGCAGAACCTCTCCCATGAATTTAAAACACCCGTATTTGCCATTCAGGGATACATTGAAACCTTGTTACAAGGTGCTATGGAAGACCCGCAAACCAATGCGCGTTTTTTACAGAAAGCCTCGCGCAACGTAGAGCGTTTGGTTAACCTGATACAAGATCTGGATGAGATCTCCCGCCTGGAGCGTGGTGAGCTCAAGCTTAACAAACAAGGCTTTGTAATCCAGGATGTGGTAAAAGAAGTATTTGAATCCCTTTCATTAAAAGCCGAACAACACCATATTACTTTCACCTTTAAGAAAGGATGTGAACAGCCATTGGGCGTATACGCCGATAAGGAAAAGATCCGGCAGGTTATTACCAACTTGGTAGACAACTCCATTAAGTATGGCAAAGAAGGTGGCACTACCACCGCCAGTATGTACAATACTGATGGCAAGAATATATTAATAGAGATCAGTGATGATGGTATGGGTATTCCGGACGCTCACCTACCCCGCATATTTGAACGTTTCTATCGTACAGATGCAGGCCGCAACCGCGATGTAGCGGGCAGCGGCTTGGGACTCGCCATTTGTAAACACATTATAGAGGCCCATGGCCACAGCATTCATGTACGAAGCTCTGAAGGCGTGGGGACTACGATTGGCTTTACCCTAAGGGCGCGTAGAGAGACATAA